In Taeniopygia guttata chromosome 7, bTaeGut7.mat, whole genome shotgun sequence, a single window of DNA contains:
- the ZNF142 gene encoding zinc finger protein 142 isoform X3, translating into MSAAVTVSEGASREMETLCSELLLPTPGEVGAVGSPGVASAGLAGTPPLAASQDLLLTEASMPGEGAHAEGSDVEIFIETVAGNVTLSSTASATEVLVKVVELYFCERCGHSFSEASLLSQHQCLLLPPQEHLEFPGALLASASEGQRDPRGSELPGASTQEGSAPECLLCPVCQEAFLQPGQLKEHFKTHRAPSGALPCPEGGCHFTTEDRKQLRSHLCHLHGASPVSCACRACPLLFPSRQAMEQHHRTHFPFHCGHCDFVTANAKLFWQHRKGHATESPSEMPTTGDPHSLDQCCILPSAASEGPEEPGDSHPGWKASTAEARPAKPGGTGDSSLKGQKASAGEEDSDSSGEESPEEDGDIAEGSEYLYKTHMCPECKRCFKKRTHLVEHLHLHFPDPSLQCPNCHKYFTSKSKLKIHMMRETGEKAHRCPLCHYSSVEKNALNRHMASMHEDISNFYSDVYSCPVCEEKFRLSQALKEHLKTHKTEPKRLSCFHGDCNYCAEDRKEFVRHLKDAHGIKAVECKYHACSLLFGTAEAMEAHRKTHYAFHCQQCDFICSNKHVFRKHKKQGHPGSEQLQCSFCPYATFNPVEFHDHVGKMHANEKIHKCTECAFATAHKRVLIRHMLLHTGEKPHKCELCNFTCRDVSYLSKHMLTHSNDKNFMCTECGYITKWKHYLNVHMRKHTGDLRYQCNQCSYRCHRADQLSSHKLRHQGKSLICEVCGFACKRKYELQKHMQAKHSQNYQVPIFQCQYCTYQTKYKQALLNHENCKHTKQKEFRCALCSYCTFSNTSLFFHKRKIHGYVPGDKDWLENYASKELEISSSEALFGYEVSAALHVDASSPLTGKEQWMKETPSQVESQGEESYQQVFMMPLLEQDAAPPESSSKAERGEGEQSCPIVGNALEDDCVRGNAATGSTELTVSEDVAESCTLHLEALNVSSDPLLENLTGQACVTQPESVEMLSCKEPPGAYELLGSQDGLGLEDSGNTLEDIPDFEEEVDVQEDKVVKGSIAAGDNQGKDTLKQDMGHLEGSCSDHHKVMADTEERETSQAKLPEAWLSMLKTPEQGHLPVPEDVPTSGDNARGGSESELKALRKQDKEQAETLVLEGRVQMLVVQSESQVFKCEKCSYITRKEKSMSLHSKASCQSRRAPLVCRECGASFKQQRGLNTHLLKKCPVLLKNKILKPTNQEAPGLCQPADQPGDNGTETAESEKGGSEESGHAESPWEAELLPDKTQAAGIPLTGAQTSGCHASEKSLLGDSTEVAEEPPQQGGGTEPGGAAGASQPGKPSEKYRLEGGKLHCNACSFVCSRVTTITSHVEDGCRNLEQFWCSQCPETFRSRRALKSHCAEKHIVHPEDEPQRTELPEGDPLSVEKDQTSELPLDAAPPKATLPKRRRFSCPTCPFTCHQERAMKTHKKRGCVTLGEFRCTSCPFTSKVAKALRLHRRLHRKHYSKRPQLQCRQCEFTCKQARCLRQHIRIKHEGVKPHKCRYCEFSTTRRYRLEAHQSLHTGVGRIACGICSQTFGTNSKLRIHRLRVHEKTPTHFCPLCDYSSYLQNDITRHVNSCHHGELNFGCSRCEARFSSETALKQHVLRRHEEKVSYSCPRCDFVCHSEATLKCHVQKQHPHLECSTCKETFATREALEEHKTQHFSHRCELCSFAAKERQQLVRHYMESHEPAAPQDKPLHCPFCDFACQHQLVFDQHMKGHGGTRVYKCSDCEYTTKNRQKITWHIRIHTGEKPYKCHLCKYACADPSRLKYHMRIHKEERKYLCPDCGYKCKWVNQLKYHMTKHTGLKPYRCDECEYCTNRADALRVHKETRHQEARSFICEQCGKAFKTHFLLKTHLKKHSEEKPYVCNACGRAFRWAAGLRHHYLTHTNEHPFFCRYCPYKAKQKFQVIKHIQRHHPEHRAVDPSQGVGKDPSTHTVHLHSVQRESQAKEAPRMEEEGECPVENDGTSQ; encoded by the exons ATGAGCGCAGCAGTGACTGTATCAGAGGGTGCCAGCAGGGAGATGGAGACCCTGTGCtcggagctgctcctgcccacacCGGGAGAAGTGGGAGCCGTGGGAAGCCCTGGTGTGGCCAGCGCTGGTCTGGCTGGGACACCCCCGCTGGCTGCCAGCCAGGACTTGCTGCTGACAGAGGCATCGATGCCGGGGGAAGGGGCACACGCTGAAGGAAGCGATGTGGAAATATTCATCGAGACAGTGGCTGGCAATGTGACACTGAGCAGCACGGCCAGTGCCACAG AGGTTCTGGTGAAAGTGGTGGAGCTGTACTTTTGTGAGAGGTgtggccacagcttctcagaggcctccctgctgtcccagcaccagtgcctgctgctgcccccaCAAGAGCACCTGGAATTCCCAGGGGCACTGTTGGCTTCTGCCAGCGAGGGCCAGAGGGATCCCAGGGGCTCAGAGCTGCCCGGAGCCAGCACacaggagggctctgctcccgaGTGCCTGCTATGCCCCGTCTGCCAGGAGGCGTTTTTGCAGCCTGGCCAACTCAAGGAGCACTTCAAGACCCACCGTGCCCCATCGggagccctgccctgtcccGAGGGGGGCTGCCACTTCACCACAGAGGACCGCAAGCAACTGCGCAGTCATCTGTGCCACCTGCACGGGGCCTCCCCCGTGTCCTGCGCCTGCCGGGCCTGCCCGCTGCTCTTCCCCAGCCGCCAGGCCATGGAGCAGCACCACCGGACACACTTCCCCTTCCACTGCGGCCACTGCGACTTCGTCACAGCCAACGCCAAGCTCTTCTGGCAGCACAGGAAGGGTCACGCCACAGAGTCCCCTTCTGAGATGCCCACAACAGGCGACCCCCACAGCCTTGACCAGTGCTGCATCCTGCCATCAG CAGCATCAGAAGGGCCGGAGGAACCAGGTGATTCCCACCCTGGCTGGAAAGCCAGTACAGCAGAAGCCAGGCCAGCAAAGCCTGGAGGTACTGGGGACAGCTCCTTGAAGGGACAGAAAGCatcagctggagaagaggacTCAGACAGCAGTGGGGAGGAGTCACCAGAGGAAGATG GGGATATTGCAGAAGGCTCTGAGTACCTCTACAAAACCCACATGTGCCCCGAATGCAAGCGATGCTTCAAAAAGCGGACCCACCTGGTAGAGCACCTTCACCTGCACTTCCCTGACCCCAGCCTGCAGTGCCCCAACTGCCACAAGTACTTCACCAGCAAAAGCAAGCTGAAAATCCACATGATGCGGGAGACAGGCGAGAAGGCTCATCGCTGCCCACTCTGCCACTACAGCTCAGTGGAGAAGAATGCTCTCAACCGCCACATGGCCAGCATGCATGAGGACATCTCCAACTTCTACTCCGATGTTTACTCCTGCCCAGTCTGTGAGGAGAAGTTTCGGCTCAGCCAGGCCCTCAAGGAGCACTTGAAGACTCACAAAACTGAGCCCAAGAGGCTGAGCTGCTTCCACGGGGACTGTAACTACTGTGCAGAGGACCGTAAGGAGTTTGTCCGTCACCTCAAGGATGCTCATGGCATCAAGGCAGTGGAGTGCAAGTACCATGCCTGCTCGCTGCTCTTCGGCACGGCTGAGGCCATGGAGGCTCACCGGAAAACCCACTACGCCTTCCACTGCCAGCAGTGTGACTTCATCTGCTCCAACAAGCATGTTTTCCGCAAGCACAAGAAGCAAGGCCACCCGGGCAGCGAGCAGCTCCAGTGCAGTTTCTGCCCCTATGCCACTTTCAACCCTGTGGAGTTTCATGACCATGTGGGCAAGATGCACGCCAACGAGAAGATCCACAAGTGCACCGAGTGTGCCTTCGCCACAGCGCACAAGCGGGTGCTCATCCGGCACATGCTGTTGCACACTG GAGAGAAACCTCACAAGTGTGAGCTCTGCAACTTCACGTGCCGGGATGTGAGCTACCTGTCCAAGCACATGCTGACCCACTCCAATGACAAGAACTTCATGTGCACCGAGTGCGGGTACATCACCAAGTGGAAGCATTACCTGAACGTCCACATGCGCAAGCACACTGGAGATCTCCG GTACCAATGTAACCAGTGTTCGTACCGGTGTCACCGTGCTGACCAGCTGAGCAGCCACAAGCTGCGGCACCAGGGTAAAAGTCTGATCTGCGAGGTGTGCGGCTTCGCCTGCAAGCGCAAGTACGAGCTGCAGAAGCACATGCAGGCAAAGCATTCGCAGAACTACCAGGTACCTATCTTCCAGTGCCAGTATTGCACCTACCAGACCAAGTACAAGCAGGCACTGCTGAACCACGAGAACTGCAAGCACACCAAGCAGAAGGAGTTTCGCTGTGCCCTCTGTTCATACTGCACCTTCAGTAACACAAGCCTCTTCTTCCATAAGCGCAAGATTCATGGCTACGTTCCTGGTGACAAGGACTGGCTGGAAAATTACGCCAGCAAGGAGCTGGAGATCAGCTCATCTGAGGCACTCTTTGGCTATGAGGTCAGTGCAGCCCTGCATGTGGATGCCAGTTCCCCCCTCACTGGCAAGGAGCAGTGGATGAAGGAGACACCATCCCAGGTGGAGTCTCAGGGAGAAGAAAGCTACCAGCAAGTGTTCATGATGCCCCTCCTTGAGCAGGATGCTGCTCCACCggagagcagcagcaaggcagAGAGAGGcgagggagagcagagctgtcctATTGTTGGCAATGCCCTGGAAGATGACTGTGTGCGAGGAAATGCTGCCACAGGCTCTACTGAGCTCACTGTTTCTGAAGATGTGGCAGAGAGCTGCACCTTGCACTTGGAGGCACTGAATGTCTCATCTGACCCTCTCCTGGAGAACTTGACTGGACAAGCCTGTGTGACCCAGCCAGAGAGTGTGGAAATGCTGTCCTGCAAGGAGCCTCCCGGAGCCTATGAGTTGCTGGGCTCCCAGGATGGCCTTGGCTTGGAGGACAGTGGCAATACACTTGAAGACATCCCAGACTTTGAGGAAGAGGTAGATGTACAGGAAGACAAGGTGGTGAAGGGCAGTATAGCAGCAGGAGACAACCAGGGAAAAGACACCCTAAAGCAGGACATGGGCCACCTTGAGGGGTCATGCTCAGACCACCACAAGGTCATGGCAGACACTGAGGAGAGAGAGACCAGCCAAGCCAAGCTGCCAGAGGCCTGGCTCAGCATGCTGAAGACACCTGAACAGGGCCACCTGCCTGTCCCAGAGGATGTGCCCACCTCTGGTGACAATGCCAGGGGCGGCTCAGAGTCAGAGCTGAAGGCTCTGCGGAAGCAGGACAAAGAGCAGGCAGAGACACTGGTGCTGGAGGGCAGGGTGCAGATGCTGGTGGTGCAGTCGGAGAGCCAGGTCTTTAAGTGTGAGAAGTGTTCGTACATCACACGGAAGGAGAAATCCATGTCCCTGCACTCCAAAGCCAGCTGCCAGAGCCGCCGGGCCCCGCTCGTGTGCCGTGAGTGTGGTGCCAGCTTTAAGCAGCAGAGGGGACTCAACACCCACCTCCTAAAGAAATGCCCTGTTCTTCTGAAGAACAAGATCCTCAAACCAACCAATCAGGAGGCACCTGGACTGTGCCAACCTGCTGACCAGCCTGGTGATAATGGTACAGAAACAGCAGAGAGCGAGAAGGGAGGCTCAGAGGAGTCTGGGCATGCTGAGAGCCCTTGGGAAGCTGAACTGCTACCTGATAAAACACAAGCAGCAGGCATTCCTTTGACTGGGGCACAGACATCAGGCTGTCATGCCTCTGAGAAATCCCTACTGGGTGATAGCACAGAGGTGGCAGAGGAGCCTCCTCAGCAAGGGGGTGGGACTGAGCCaggtggagctgctggtgcctcCCAGCCTGGGAAACCCTCAGAGAAATACCGACTGGAGGGAGGAAAGCTGCACTGCAATGCCTGCTCCTTTGTGTGCTCTCGTGTCACCACCATCACCTCCCACGTGGAGGATGGCTGCCGGAAcctggagcagttctggtgCTCACAGTGCCCTGAAACCTTCCGCTCCCGGCGGGCCCTCAAGAGCCATTGTGCTGAAAAGCACATCGTGCATCCTGAGGACGAACCCCAAAGGACCGAACTCCCTGAGGGGGACCCACTCAGTGTTGAGAAAGACCAGACCAGTGAGCTCCCACTGGATGCAGCCCCACCAAAAGCCACCCTGCCCAAGAGGAGGCGTTTCTCCTGCCCCACCTGCCCCTTCACCTGCCACCAGGAACGGGCCATGAAGACTCACAAGAAGAGGGGCTGTGTTACCCTGGGTGAGTTTCgctgcacctcctgcccctTCACCTCCAAGGTGGCCAAAGCCCTGCGGCTGCACCGCAGGCTGCACCGCAAGCATTACAGCAAGCGGCCACAGCTGCAGTGCCGCCAGTGCGAGTTCACCTGCAAGCAGGCCCGGTGCCTGCGGCAGCACATCCGCATCAAGCACGAGGGGGTGAAGCCACACAAGTGCCGCTACTGCGAGTTCAGCACCACGCGACGCTACCGCCTGGAGGCCCACCAGTCCCTGCACACCGGCGTGGGGCGCATCGCCTGCGGCATCTGCAGCCAGACCTTCGGCACCAACTCCAAGCTGCGCATCCACCGCCTGCGCGTGCATGAGAAGACGCCCACCCATTTCTGCCCGCTCTGCGACTACAGCAGCTACCTGCAGAATGACATCACCCGCCACGTCAACAGCTGCCACCACGGCGAGCTCAACTTCGGCTGCTCCCGCTGTGAGGCTCGCTTCAGTTCCGAGACGGCCCTCAAGCAGCACGTCCTGCGACGGCACGAGGAGAAGGTTTCCTACAGCTGCCCACGCTGTGACTTTGTGTGTCACAGTGAGGCCACGCTCAAGTGCCACGTGCAGAAGCAGCACCCACACCTGGAGTGCAGCACCTGCAAGGAGACTTTTGCCACCCGGGAGGCACTGGAGGAGCACAAGACGCAGCATTTCAGCCACCGCTGTGAGCTGTGCAGCTTTGCAGCCAAGGAGCGGCAGCAGCTGGTGCGGCATTACATGGAGAGCCATGAGCCGGCTGCCCCCCAGGACAAACCCCTGCACTGCCCTTTCTGTGACTTTGCCTGCCAGCACCAGCTTGTGTTTGATCAGCATATGAAGGGCCATGGGGGCACCCGCGTGTACAAGTGCTCGGACTGTGAGTACACCACCAAGAACAGGCAAAAGATCACGTGGCACATCCGCATCCACACTGGTGAGAAGCCTTACAAGTGCCACCTCTGTAAATATGCCTGCGCTGACCCCTCACGTCTCAAG TATCACATGCGGATCCacaaggaggagaggaaatatCTCTGCCCTGACTGTGGCTACAAATGCAAGTGGGTGAACCAGCTCAAGTACCACATGACAAAGCACACGG GCCTGAAGCCGTACCGCTGCGATGAGTGCGAGTACTGCACCAACCGCGCGGATGCCCTGCGGGTGCACAAGGAGACGCGGCACCAGGAGGCTCGTTCCTTCATCTGTGAGCAGTGTGGCAAGGCCTTCAAGACGCACTTTCTCCTCAAGACTCACCTGAAGAAGCACAGCGAGGAGAAGCCCTACGTGTGCAACGCCTGCGGGCGGGCTTTCCGCTGGGCAGCTGGCCTGCGCCACCACTACCTGACCCACACCAACGAGCACCCCTTCTTCTGCCGCTACTGCCCCTACAAGGCCAAGCAGAAGTTCCAGGTCATCAAACACATCCAGAGGCATCaccctgagcacagggctgtTGACCCTAGCCAGGGCGTGGGAAAGGACCCCAGCACACACACCGTCCACCTTCACAGTGTGCAGAGGGAGAGCCAGGCCAAGGAGGCCCccaggatggaggaggaaggagagtgCCCCGTAGAGAACGATGGCACATCACAGTGA